In Euphorbia lathyris chromosome 10, ddEupLath1.1, whole genome shotgun sequence, the DNA window gttagtcaattttatccctctttactaacggaatgaagttcaagacaccgacttgcaaacttttaaactacagGGGACACTTCGAAAATGggtcaaaccacaaggtttatttttgtacttttccctattatATAGTACATCTCATTGGCTAATAAAGCGAATGAGGAAGGATGGCCAGGCCAGCAACAATTGTTGCTGGCAATTAATTAGGCCAGCAACAAATTGTTGCTGCCCATTATGTTGACCACTATGTTGACCACCGAAATTTCGGTGGTAAACTCCTTTTACTTGGACCATCAATTTCGGGGGTCTaactttcatatttttttttacaaattacaTAATCAGTTCCTaattaatataaattacaaaataacccTTCATTAATCGGGACTTCACaacaattccttaattgttttaaattaatagttaattttctcaacaatcttccccttaattattaatttaaaactttcattattttttttttgatatataTGATGTACTTTCCCATCATCACCTTGTAaacggagcacttctctccgcaaACAACTTCTCGGTGCATTTCTCACTTTCCCATCATCaccggagcacttctctccgcaaACAACTTCTCGGTGCACTTCTCACCGAATTAATTTGTTGATGCACTTCTCATCAACCTTCAATTATTGGAGCACTTGTCTCCAAATTAAGCAAATTCTTCTTCGCCAACATGGTCTGTCACATTGACACTTTCTTTTCTCTTGTTTTTGCAATTCCGTTGCACGTGTCTAAACTTCTTATACTTGAAACATTTAGGCTTCCCCTTGTGCCAGCAGTCTTTCTCATCATGACCATGCTTTTTGCAATGAACACATTgaagaatttcattttttttttgaaccttgAGCAAGGAAAGCTCTCTCAACTGCTTGCTCATTTTCTCATGCCCAATTCTTTGGTGCGTGACGCTAATATCAGCGTGAACGCCAATAttaaaccatggctctgatacaaCTGTTGGGAATTTTTCTGGATTGGgacaatttagcggaagcaataatacaattttattgaatttatgaggcttacaagagggtgttctctagaaacttccTAGAGTTActacaatgagataaaaacaaaaatagtacaCTCATGTGTTTCCCAAAAATACCCGAAttaattatctttactattttgtCTCTCCCCAAAATAATTGAACTACCCTCTCTTAGCAAATACACAATACTGGATATATAAATTACCATCTTTCAATACTCACAATTCTCTCCTCACCACCTGAATTTCTAATCCCTCAAATCCAAATTATAAAACTCtcactatattatatatatagtacaTCACTCCAGTCACTAGCCCTGCCTTCGGCATCCCCCTCCTTGCGGTTAAGGTAACGACTTCGGGCATGGCCAGCTCCCATAGTGTGACGAGCGGTGTGTACAAGGCCCGGGAACGAATTCACCGCCGTATGGCTGACCGGCGATTACTAGCGATTCCGGCTTCATGCAGGCGAGTTGCACCCTTTGTCCCTCCTTGGCTAATAAAGCCAAGGAGGAAGGATGGCCAGGCCAGCAACAATTGTTGCTGGCAATTAATTAGGCCAGCAACAATTGTTGCTGCCCATTATGTTGACCATCGAAATTTCGGTGGTCAACTCCTTTTACTTGGACCACCAATTTCGGTGGTCcaactttctttttttttttttttttttacaaattacaTAATTAGTTCCTaattaatataaattacaaaataacccTTCATTAATCGGGACTTCACaacaattccttaattgttttaaattaatagttaattttttcAACATTATACACGTTCCAAACCCAATGAGCGGAGGTTCAATTGGTTTCTTTAGTATATCTCTACTAATATTGAGATTTCTTAGACTATAAATAACttcttatatattatatattttttattatattgtcAAATCATGACTAACCAAGAGCTTTGTTATAATCCTAAAGTAAAATGAACCACCTTcccattaaaattattaagggGATATCTGTTACAATTTCACAGGTAGAAACAGCATGAATTATTATGGGAAAAAAACCTATAAGATTTTAGTTAAATGATGACATTCTCTCCTCCTCTGTACAGGAATGCCATGATGCTCTCAAAATGTTAGCATGCCTTGTGCTTTGAGCAGAAGCACCATTTTAGTTAGAATCATCGCTTAGTTGTCTTTGTTGAGCTATAAAATGGAGGGGGTGTCCTGGCATTCCTTCTAAGATCATCTGCATTACCAAAATTCAAATAATCAGAAAGCATGAATGAAGAAGTAGAATGGATCAACCAGTTAGTTATACTTGCCCGAGTCCGGCTTCCCTCCAAGAGAAGACCGGCGTGACCTGTCAGACCCTTGTACACCAGTAAGTGATTGTCTTCTTCCTGCCCTTGCTTTTGCTGTAACTGGTGACTTTACATCCCTGTCATTGCATCTGGAACTGGAGTTTATAGGAGTATCTTCTTCCTTTGAATGCTGTTGATTCCTGTAATTTCAACCACTTTGAGTTATCAATAATTAATATCAAATGCAGGTGCTGTGTTCAAACAGCAATTTTACCTTCCTAAGATTTTGTCTGAACCGTTAATCAGTTTTCCAATGGTTCGCAAGGATTTCTTTATCTGAGACCCTTTTCCATTTGCCTGAGAATCTGtaagatgaggaagttcattttGCACAACTTTATGGCCCATGGATGTCACTGGTAGCTGCAGAAGAACTGGAATTTGCGTCGTCCTACTGtccatttgtatcaatctgtttTGATGGGGAAAACTAGTAGGGCTTTTAGGAGCATTAAGATGATACACTTCCATCATTGAACTTCGAACACCAGAACGCCCATACATCTTTGAAGCTGCCTCTGGATCATGGGACTGATCACATTTTTGCCTTGTTGCTGCTTCAAAAAGTAGGGGGTTTCTCGTGCCATCTATTGCTACATCTGACTGTAAGTTGTTTTTCTTACTGTAGCTTGGACCTTCTAAACTTAGTCTTCGAGAACGAGTTGTTGGTATAGAAGGTGTTCCCTTTCTGTCTATGGGATTTGCTGTATAAGACTTCATGTTGCTTCCATTCTCAACGTTCAATTTCCGAACACGTGGAGGAGTTTTTTCAGTCATTGCATTTGGTTTCTCCGCTGGAGGCCTTGGTTCCTTAATTCTATCGAACTGGTTGTTCAGACGTGGAGGAGTTTTTTCAGCAGCTTTTGGTTCCTTAATTTTGTTGAACTGTGCTTCTTTTAATCCCAGTGCTATAACTGTTTGAGACTTCATGTTGCTGCTGTTCTCGATGCTCAATCTCCGCTTACGTGGAGGAGTTAGATCAGTCATTGCATTTGGTTTCTCAGCTGGAGATCTTGGCTCCTTAATTCTGTTGAACTGGTTGTTCAGACGTGGAGGAGTTTTGTCAGCAGCTTTTGGTTCCTTAATTTTGTTGAAATGTGCTTCTTTTAGTCCCAGTGCTTGAACTGTTTGAGACTTCATGTTGCTGCTGTTCTCGATGCTCAATCTCCGCGTAGGTGGAGGAGTTAGATCAGTTACCTTGTGAAACTCCATGTCTTGAGCctcctttcttgccaattcctTCTTAAGGCTTTCAACCTGCATATAAATGTATCCAAGTGAAATCCAATCCTATCTAGCATGAAAACTACATTTCTCTTATCAGATTCTAGTTGGAAAGCAGACAGCTAGCTAATATACGAGTTTCTAGTGAATCTGCTATACCTGTTCCTTGAGCTGCATAATCTCACTGCTCTCTTTGTTTGCACGAGCAGCCCCGAGTTCAACTGTGGATACCCTCTGTGCAAACTTTAAAGTACTGATTGTTTCCCCGAAAGAGTCTGCTTCTGGACTAACATGAGCAAACATCAACGTTTTTGCATGTCCACCTGAAGCACAAGATtcaagaaatacagatttcagcACAGAGTAATGGGATATTAAAAGAAATATGTTGCCTGTGGAAATAGTATAAGCTGTGACCTAAGGAGTCCTGCAGCAGAAGTGTGAGTTTGCTGTTTCTGTAAGGAATGTGAGAATTCTTTTGAGCCAAGGCTGCAACCACATCTCCCAGACAGGACAGTGATTTATTGATATACTGTGCCTCTTTGAGCCTATCTCCTGTAACTTCTGATTTATCTACTCTTTCACTTCCTGCAAGGTCTACCAAATGCAGACAACTACGAAGGGTGCTTCCTGATGTAGATGCATCTTTACCATGTACATGAACAGTCAGGACACTGCAAATGTATTGTATTTCACCAAATGAGGTTTAGatattctttttcttattcataTATTGATGTTCTCAGACGAAGTAGCAACTACAGTCATTTAGAAAACTGACCTATGAGATCGACTACTTCGGTTGTTCATTGCAGTGGAACTGACAACGCGATTCACCTCACCAATTTTCATCAAATTAAGAACATCAGCAGTGGAATTCACAGGATGCATTTTGGCATCTGGAAGGCTCAAGCCATTCTCACCATTGCAACTTCGAATCTCTAACTTTTGCATAGTTAAGAATAATAATTAAGACACAGGAAACTAAACAATTTTCTGTGTGAGTGATTTGATAAGTTAAATAGGTTTCTATGATTTGTAAACAAAACATATGAAAGGATATTTAGTGGCTGATGAATCCTCAGCAAGCAGGTCTCGTACTTGTTCGTTGTATATTTCCACCATTTGAACTTGAATATCATAATCTATAATGTCCTTCCTCTTCCTAGACATTTGAAAGAGATCATTCAGAGCAAGATAATTAATCCCCATATCTTTAGTTGAGCCACCTGATGGACCACTCTGTCAAGATTCAATTTCAAACGGATCAAAGGCTATATTAGGATGGCTGGAAGACAGGTTGAAAAGCAATCTAAAGAGGTTTCAAAAGAATATACCATAGTATATGTTTTCCCGGATCCAGTTTGACCGTAAGCAAAGATGCAAACATTGTAACCATCCAACACTGATCTAATTAATGGATGAGTGTCCTGGTACACTTGATCTGGGATCAAACAGACAAGAATTTGGTTTGAATAAGAAAGTAAGCAACGAGTCATAGTTAAACAAAACATTCACCACTTCTCTTTATGATTTTGTAAATTATGAGGTCATAGTACCTTGTGTGGCAGTAGGACCAAAGACTTGGTTGAACTGAAAAACTTTTCTCCCATCTTTCTTGGGTTTTAATGGATCCAGTATCACCAGCGAGCCATCTTCTCCAACATAGTGTGTCATATTGGCTTTTTCACCAGAAATGGCAGGCCTAATTCTACAGTAAACTCTAATGTTTCCTGAGAACAGTATTAATCAGAATGGCTTTAAGTTAACTTTAATGGCTTAACATTAAGCAGACCTTTAAAGGGAGATATAAGATAATAATGTTCATAACTAACTAAGGGCTATTAACATTAAGATTATGCCAACCTTTCAAATCCTGGACCATGTTGTACAAAGTCCTATTTTCTTTCAACACTCTGTGATATCCAAGAGCAGAAGAAGACATCTCCTCTACCTGATATCCTGAATCCGTGTCAAAACAAAGCAGGCATATTAAgcttttaataatatatattgtaAAATGAAACTCCTGCTGATGAATGCATAGAATAATATAGGAAATTATGAAGCAGACAAGAACATGGCTAAAAGATATTCTCATAAAAATATTGCAAGAAGAAATATAAACAAGGCTGATATTGAACATCCAATATTTCATTATCTGCCTTGGTGAGTGTATACTCCGCAAGATAAATGAGAGAAATATACAGTGGTAATTATATTGTAGAGCAAATTACCAAGTTCTTGCAAATCTGTCTCGAGCTGGGATTGCAACTCTCGAAATTCTCTCCTTGTATCTTTTAATATGGTCTTCAGCTCctgaaaaaatgaataaataaaccaAACAACTGATCAAAACAACCATATCATAATAGCAAGAATATGCACAAACCAATACCAATGTTGCCCATCTCTTTCCAGTTTTTCTAGACTCTAACCCTTTTATCAACAGAAAACTAGAATTTGAAGAAACACTTACTACAAGTTCTTGTTGTTGAATTTGAAATAAACGTCTATGTTTGCATTTTCCTTTTTTCAAGCAAGCCCGACAACTCTGCAAAAACATGTACACATCTGAATAATTCTCTAGAGGTTAAGGATGCAACATCCAAAAGAATACATATCTGAAGCCATTATGCATATACCATGGGATTAAAAGGGGGaactaaacaaataaaaaattgataCGGAATAATGACACAAACTTATGACTGATGAAGAACCGAAGTCTATGTTATGTTATCTATAAGGAAATCAACATCTCTCATTCATAACTTCTATCTATcttattaaaaatattcaagTGGAAGATATGATTTAAATGTTGGGATCAGTTAATCAACAAGAAATGAGCATGTAATTTTAGCATTGAAATAGAGGAAAACAATGAGCATTACAAATCTTAATTACATTAAGACAAAACATTTATAATAGATTTCAATTCTTTTCAGAAGATTGACATCAGAAAATGACAGAATCATACCCCAGGATCTACAGTTTTAGATGAAAACTGAACAGGCATTGGAGCTGAATGATCTGGTGCGCTATTACTTTGGATTATATCATTCACCATTGCCACCAAGTGTTTCTGAACAGTAATTATGATATAAGAATAAAAACTCCATGCGATAtaagtattaaaaaaaagagTTACTTATAATAGCAATTGCTAATTGCTTATTCTGGCAACTTAGATAGGGTGATTCTGCAGAATAAACCATGAGCATTTGAGTAAACTTCTGCAATTTGGTAGCGAACAACTGTAACAACTAGATATGAAGATTGCAGGCAAGCACATAGGAATAGGTTATTGTTctcccttttttttttccaaagagAGAATTGATGATGAGAAAAgctgataatttttttttttgtatattcaAGCTAAATGCTGGTTGTAAATGTATATAATAGGTTTCATTCAGTTCCAACTCTTTCCTATTGTAATCATCCATGGTATGAAAGCAAATATAAGAGCTGGGCGTTACCTTGAGAAGGTTGCCATCAATATTTTCTTTTGTATCAGCCATATCTTTGCCAAGTTGCTTGGCAATAAAATCTACAAAATCCAAATATTCATTTTAGATTAAGAGGAAACATTCCCCAATAAGTAAAAGAAAGTAGTCATACTCTAGCCCGATACATCTCATGCACCCGAAAAATGTTCTGGTTTCAGGAGAGGAACATCATTTCGATGCAAATTAATTCTCAACTGATATTAAACAACATGAcatcatttattttagttgTGGTTCATCTATCAAGTTAAACTACATGACATCATCATTGATAACCAAGCTTCATTTCATCCAGTTATCAGCCATATACTAACTATTCAAAATATTCATGATATGAATGAGCAGACATGATATACCAGCAAGTTTCTGAATGTCAATATCTGCAGGTGGAAGTTTCTCAGATGCTGCAGAGATGTCCAGGCTTCTACAAGCGTCTGATGAAATGGAATGGGATTTGTTCCCACCAGCAGGATGCATAATCATAGGAGATCTGACATGCTTATAAAACCCATTTCCACCATTTATCTGCTTAGATTCATGGTAGGATTTAAGAGCTAAGATGCAATCGACCATCTTGACCGCTGACCCTGCCTCCAATGTGTCCTTTAAATAACAAAGTTAACATCTCACTAAGTCATACATGAATTAGTAATTAATTACATAATTTGGCAAATATGTTTCAAGCATTCTCTATATAGAGAAGAGTATTTAATTACCCTTTCAAGATCAGACGCTTCAAAGGCAGGCAATTTCAACTCTTCAATAGCCACGAGAAAGTTCTTTACATTCTCAAAGTATTGGTAAGCTGGTAATGGCTGAGATTCTCTGTTTAAATATTGTAATGGTATATAATCCTCCACAACCTTAACAAATTCAGAAAGAAGACTATTTAGAACATCAGAAGTACAACAAGTATAATTAATTACGATTGAATTTCCATAAATATTTGGTTTAGTGACCATTCATCTCTAAAACCTTATACAAGAAGCAAAATCAATTACATGTTAGGAACAAAATCAGTATACCTTAGGCACAGCCCCCGGGTGAACCTTGTTGATTGCATTGCACAAAATCAAACCGTTTCTCAAGCGAGAAACGAATTCTTTCTCTGATGGGTTGCTAGATAAGTTTAATGGACCCACAAGGCTTTCCAGCCACTCAGCCGCTTGGAATCGTCTCCAAGCTGCGCAATAACCAGCAAAGATTTTTCCGATCAATGTTAATGATCGACAATCGCATGAAACtttgaaattgaaaaaaaaacaaaaatcaaatttcacTATATACGATTTAATAGAATACGGTACACAGTGTACAGATTTTACATAATCTTGGAACGATCTCAAACCTGCTTCTTCGGCTTTTCTTGAAGCCAATTTGTCATGGAACCCAGTTCTTGCGTTATTCTCCATCAAATCCAACACTGAAAGTCAAACAAAATACTGAGAATCAAACTTCGAAACAAAAACCCCAGAAGAAACTCATCTTCAATTTCTTCACAGAACGCACCAATAAaagaagagagaaatagatTCAAAGAGAACGTACTCTGAAGTCTGTAGATTCTATAGATTCTCTCTGTTCCGAAAATCAGTAACCTAAAAccctaaaaattgaaagaatCAGAAACCAAGAAACCAAGTGAGAGTTGTTATTTGATGGATGAAGCAGAGAACTGAAAATGAATGAAGCAGAGAaccttttttgtttttaaacttTAGGTTCGGATACTTTCTAACGTTAACTAGGATTTTTTGAATTCAAATGTATAGGGTCAATTAAGTATAATCTGGACTGTCAAATGTTCCAAGTTGGCATCATAATCGGACGGTTATCATAAACGCGCACCCTAAATTGCTAATTAATGAAATTTGCATatgcaaaattaatttttttaaaggttaaggtgcaaaaatacccctaacgttttgggtcaggagcaattttacccctaacgtctaaaatggtgcaattttgcccctaacgtttgtagtcaagagcaattttacccctaacgttggtaatttgggtcaatttcagatattattataaaacacatatatttttattcattattttgcaccaatttcatatcaattcatcctaaaaaaagaatttcatgtttttttgtaatttaataatagaattggagattaatatttacaaattcggtgaattttttgaatttctttttatctaattcatacaaaagacaatatatttttttatttttttcacatcccagcatatgtttatgatttgttactgataaaatgacgcatatatgaagtgtagatgataagattcatgatcgagaagacagtttgatgaattatttctgaaattgatccaatttatcaacgttaggggtaaaattgctcttggctacaaacgttaagggtaaaattgcaccattttagacgttaggggtaaaattgctccagacccaaaacgttaggggtatttttgcaccttaaccctttttttaatttatgggaaaattacaaaactatgtCAAATGGAatgcccatttacatattaaacccatttactcaacctactacatatctagactgattttgtgtgactttcccataatacccctagcCTTCTCACTTCCTCCCTTACGCGAACgttctctcccctcttctccttgGTTGCGCGAAACGGTggcagctcctccattaatgatttcaagagt includes these proteins:
- the LOC136209116 gene encoding kinesin-like protein KIN-14L, which gives rise to MLDLMENNARTGFHDKLASRKAEEAAWRRFQAAEWLESLVGPLNLSSNPSEKEFVSRLRNGLILCNAINKVHPGAVPKVVEDYIPLQYLNRESQPLPAYQYFENVKNFLVAIEELKLPAFEASDLERDTLEAGSAVKMVDCILALKSYHESKQINGGNGFYKHVRSPMIMHPAGGNKSHSISSDACRSLDISAASEKLPPADIDIQKLADFIAKQLGKDMADTKENIDGNLLKKHLVAMVNDIIQSNSAPDHSAPMPVQFSSKTVDPGSCRACLKKGKCKHRRLFQIQQQELVELKTILKDTRREFRELQSQLETDLQELGYQVEEMSSSALGYHRVLKENRTLYNMVQDLKGNIRVYCRIRPAISGEKANMTHYVGEDGSLVILDPLKPKKDGRKVFQFNQVFGPTATQDQVYQDTHPLIRSVLDGYNVCIFAYGQTGSGKTYTMSGPSGGSTKDMGINYLALNDLFQMSRKRKDIIDYDIQVQMVEIYNEQVRDLLAEDSSATKYPFICFLEIRSCNGENGLSLPDAKMHPVNSTADVLNLMKIGEVNRVVSSTAMNNRSSRSHSVLTVHVHGKDASTSGSTLRSCLHLVDLAGSERVDKSEVTGDRLKEAQYINKSLSCLGDVVAALAQKNSHIPYRNSKLTLLLQDSLGGHAKTLMFAHVSPEADSFGETISTLKFAQRVSTVELGAARANKESSEIMQLKEQVESLKKELARKEAQDMEFHKVTDLTPPPTRRLSIENSSNMKSQTVQALGLKEAHFNKIKEPKAADKTPPRLNNQFNRIKEPRSPAEKPNAMTDLTPPRKRRLSIENSSNMKSQTVIALGLKEAQFNKIKEPKAAEKTPPRLNNQFDRIKEPRPPAEKPNAMTEKTPPRVRKLNVENGSNMKSYTANPIDRKGTPSIPTTRSRRLSLEGPSYSKKNNLQSDVAIDGTRNPLLFEAATRQKCDQSHDPEAASKMYGRSGVRSSMMEVYHLNAPKSPTSFPHQNRLIQMDSRTTQIPVLLQLPVTSMGHKVVQNELPHLTDSQANGKGSQIKKSLRTIGKLINGSDKILGRNQQHSKEEDTPINSSSRCNDRDVKSPVTAKARAGRRQSLTGVQGSDRSRRSSLGGKPDSDDLRRNARTPPPFYSSTKTTKR